Within Thermovirga sp., the genomic segment GCTTTCCATCGGGTCTGCTTTTTATTCTCTCCCATAGTCCCCTGCTGAGCTTGGCCTTATAGGGACCGTAGTATTCGAGTTCATCCTCGCCAATACCAATGGACGAGGCCACCTCCACGATGGGCTTGATCCTGGTCCTCTGGGCAATCTCGATGTCCGATGGGATACTATTTGTATTCGACATTCTTTTCAAAACCTCCCCCTTTGGGAAAAATCAGCTACTTGATGGCAATCAGTATCGGCCCGGGGTAATTTTACCAGAAAGAAGCTGTCCCCGGCACCCCATGGCCTAAAACCCTCAAGATCCTAAAAGGCCCGTCCGGCGGTTGAAGGCCCTGATCATCTCATCGATTCGGTCCGCGAGTGGGGGTATGCTCCCCCAATATTTGTCCGCTTCGTACCATTGGGCATCCAGCTCTTCCAAGTCTTTGCCCTGCTGCTCTATCCAGGTAAAATATTTGAGATTATGAATTGTTTTTCTATCGTAGTAGGACAACTCTTTAACCCAGTCTATTCCCAGCCCAAGAATGCTTTTATGGTAATCTACGGCAGCATCGGTTAAGTCGTAATCCCCATACTCCCTCCGCATCTCTTCGAGTCGTGATCCGTAGAGCTCCATCGAATCGGTGAAAACTGTGAAGATCACATCTTTTGCTGTCAGCTCGAAATATTTTGCCATCTTAATGGCGACAATTAGGTTAGCCGAACCGGAAATACCCAAGAGGGGCAGCTGCTCAATCAGATTCTGAGGAACCTGCCGGGATCTCAGGTATTCCCAGCCCGCGGACTCGTTGAACAGTCGTATCAAAGTCATGCTGTCGGCATCATCTACGTCAACAATCATATCGGTATTCCTTACATTGTGAATCCAAGGGACAAGGTTATCGCCGATACCTTCTATCCGGTGAGAACCATGGCCGTTCATAGACAGTGCCGGACATTGCAGTGCTTCCCCGACAACGATCTTCGATGTTGGAAAGACCTTCTTAATATAATCCCCTGCGGCCAGTGTACCTGCTGAACCCGAGGTAAGCGCCACCCCGAAAAAGCGATCTCCCGGCTTCGCCAGGTGGCGAAAAGCCTCTTCTA encodes:
- a CDS encoding pyridoxal-phosphate dependent enzyme, whose translation is MIDLTMNEERLKRTVERARQRNIIIPTFEQMKNPYKVPAKIREKLKDVGLWDIDPANLFRITWKNDPVSKGGLYGEVNFLELPREITGTEARIVALLGKWFPTGSHKVGPSLGCLVPRLVTGQFDPTMQKAIWPSTGNFCRGGAYNSQLLACESIAILPEGMSRERFDWLKRVAGEVIATPGSESNVKEIFDKTWELRRTRDNVVVFNQFEEFGNYLWHYQVTGLAIEEAFRHLAKPGDRFFGVALTSGSAGTLAAGDYIKKVFPTSKIVVGEALQCPALSMNGHGSHRIEGIGDNLVPWIHNVRNTDMIVDVDDADSMTLIRLFNESAGWEYLRSRQVPQNLIEQLPLLGISGSANLIVAIKMAKYFELTAKDVIFTVFTDSMELYGSRLEEMRREYGDYDLTDAAVDYHKSILGLGIDWVKELSYYDRKTIHNLKYFTWIEQQGKDLEELDAQWYEADKYWGSIPPLADRIDEMIRAFNRRTGLLGS